Proteins from a genomic interval of Physeter macrocephalus isolate SW-GA chromosome 21, ASM283717v5, whole genome shotgun sequence:
- the EDA gene encoding ectodysplasin-A isoform X7, protein MGYPEVESRELQPAAAPRERGSQGCGCRGAPARAGEGNSCRLFLGFFGLSLALHLLTLCCYLELRSELRRERGAESRLGGPGNLGTSGTLSSPGGLDPDGSITRHFGQPSPQQQLLERGEATLPPEAQDEHQDPRTWELWPAPAAPGSGCLGKSWRRSRQGRGAKVRALPPWLTNGSSLALLLPVRFSARGACFFVSRADASTSRLSFGVGTVNSCNNCSTPVETTLNRVFGAGGAGALTRSWACSHLPAI, encoded by the exons GCGCCGCGGGAGCGCGGGAGCCAGGGCTGCGGCTGTCGCGGGGCCCCTGCCCGGGCTGGCGAAGGGAACAGCTGCCGGCTCTTCCtgggtttttttggcctctcGCTGGCCCTCCACCTGCTGACGTTGTGCTGCTACCTAGAGTTGCGCTCCGAGTTGCGGCGGGAGCGGGGAGCCGAGTCCCGCCTCGGCGGTCCTGGTAACCTCGGCACCTCGGGCACCCTGAGCAGCCCCGGTGGCCTCGACCCCGACGGTTCCATCACCCGCCACTTCGGGCAGCCATCCCcgcagcagcagctgctggaaCGGGGAGAAGCTACGCTCCCCCCAGAAGCCCAGGACGAGCACCAG GATCCCCGGACTTGGGAACTCTGGCCGGCGCCCGCCGCCCCCGGCTCCGGCTGCCTCGGGAAAAGTTGGCGGCGCTCCCGGCAGGGCCGCGGCGCGAAGGTGCGGGCGCTGCCCCCCTGGCTGACTAACGGCAGCAGCCTGGCCCTTCTGCTCCCGGTGAGATTCTCCGCCCGCGGTGCTTGTTTTTTCGTGTCCAGAGCTGATGCCAGCACTAGCAGGCTCTCTTTTGGAGTTGGAACTGTAAACAGCTGTAATAACTGCTCCACCCCCGTTGAAACAACTTTGAACCGTGTTTTCGGCGCCGGGGGTGCTGGTGCACTGACCAGATCGTGGGCTTGTTCACACTTACCTGCAATTTGA